In Vigna radiata mitochondrion, complete genome, one DNA window encodes the following:
- the atp4 gene encoding ATPase subunit 4: MRLSSTNMPRKMLFAAIPSICALSSKKISIYNEEMIVARCFIGFIIFSRKSLGNTFKVTLDGRIQAIQEESQQFPNPNEVVPPESNEQQRLLRISLRICGTVVESLPMARCAPKCEKTVQALLCRNLNVKSATLPNATSSRRIRLQDDLGTKFHLLVRRRFGPQCISKAEKIELIRESLVVLRMVRVGGSLKNKEDE; this comes from the coding sequence ATGAGATTGAGTTCCACGAATATGCCTAGAAAGATGCTATTTGCTGCTATTCCATCTATTTGTGCATTAAGTTCGAAGAAGATCTCAATCTATAATGAAGAAATGATAGTAGCTCGTTGTTTTATAGGCTTCATCATATTCAGTCGGAAGAGTTTAGGTAATACTTTCAAAGTTACTCTCGACGGGAGAATCCAGGCTATTCAGGAAGAATCGCAGCAATTCCCCAATCCTAACGAAGTAGTTCCTCCGGAATCTAATGAACAACAACGATTACTTAGGATCAGTTTGCGAATTTGTGGCACCGTAGTAGAATCATTACCAATGGCACGCTGTGCGCCTAAGTGCGAAAAGACAGTGCAAGCTTTGTTATGCCGAAACCTAAATGTTAAGTCAGCAACACTTCCAAATGCCACTTCTTCCCGTCGCATCCGTCTTCAGGACGATCTAGGCACAAAGTTTCACTTATTAGTTAGGAGGAGATTTGGCCCCCAGTGTATCTCGAAAGCAGAAAAAATAGAACTCATTCGAGAGAGCTTGGTGGTCTTAAGAATGGTTCGGGTGGGGGGTTCTCTTAAGAATAAAGAAGACGAATAG
- the nad4L gene encoding NADH dehydrogenase subunit 4L codes for MDPIKYFTFSMIISILGIRGILLNRRNIPIMSMPIESMLLAVNSNFLVFSVSSDDMMGQSFASLVSTVAAAESAIGLAIFVITFRVRGTIAVEFINSIQG; via the coding sequence ACGGATCCTATCAAATATTTTACATTTTCTATGATCATCTCTATTTTAGGTATTCGGGGAATCCTCCTTAATAGACGAAATATTCCTATTATGTCAATGCCAATTGAATCAATGTTATTAGCTGTGAATTCGAACTTTTTGGTATTTTCCGTTTCTTCGGATGATATGATGGGTCAATCATTTGCTTCATTGGTTTCAACGGTGGCAGCTGCGGAATCCGCTATTGGGTTAGCCATTTTCGTTATAACTTTCCGAGTCCGAGGGACTATTGCTGTAGAATTTATTAATAGCATTCAAGGTTAA